The Triticum dicoccoides isolate Atlit2015 ecotype Zavitan chromosome 6A, WEW_v2.0, whole genome shotgun sequence genome has a window encoding:
- the LOC119315020 gene encoding uncharacterized protein LOC119315020 produces the protein MKMQYYDLQKDFAAIVLEHGEEHTKRELAKIILNNHSTDKSLVEVLKRHYVADHLLSDEHQEKQLFRWRQRHLYVDSAFMERLKEELIEVVKKKVIERVEKSKANNADGEAESSANVGLFEEDPLACVLGTPDSNRKMNMLHTGTILTRRELLIEEVTGSIISDILKTAPISDMLEIAAL, from the exons ATGAAGATGCAGTATTATGACCTCCAGAAGGATTTTGCTGCAATCGTTTTGGAGCATGGAGAAGAACACACGAAGAGGGAGCTAGCTAAAAT AATACTCAATAACCATAGCACTGACAAATCACTGGTTGAAGTTCTGAAGAGGCACTATGTAGCTGATCATCTGTTGAGTGATGAGCATCAAGAGAAGCAACTTTTCAGGTGGCGCCAACGCCATTTGTATGTGGACAGCGCTTTTATGGAGAGGTTGAAGGAGGAGCTTATAGAAGTGGTGAAGAAGAAAGTTATAGAAAGGGTGGAGAAGTCTAAAGCAAACAACGCCGATGGTGAGGCCGAATCAAGTGCAAACGTT GGATTATTTGAGGAGGATCCACTGGCTTGTGTGCTTGGCACTCCAGACAGCAACAGGAAGATGAACATGTTGCACACAGGCACTATCCTGACGAGACGGGAGCTTCTCATCGAAGAAGTTACTGGCAGCATCATCTCCGACATCCTGAAAACTGCCCCCATCTCCGACATGCTGGAAATTGCTGCATTATGA